From the Deltaproteobacteria bacterium genome, one window contains:
- a CDS encoding flagellar hook-length control protein FliK, whose translation MGGLAMPVAAGGGDAPARPPLVALGPEPYVPPTAAPPRLAPTGAAPRVAQSASPAAGAPQSLAVPPLASPRAADAASAPPEAGLGAAAAIGSTPAPAVAAAPAESVPASVAPGALADRIEWLAARGGGTARVRLDPPSLGEVELEVRLRGQSIELTLRTHGEGAHALLSAERGAIGQILASRELRLESFVVTTGGGETPTGVGSEGGASAGGREPGGEPPGRGPAPAPPAAGTGPLASPLRSAAVSRGAGRLDVRV comes from the coding sequence GTGGGCGGGCTCGCCATGCCGGTCGCCGCGGGCGGCGGCGACGCGCCGGCGCGCCCGCCGCTCGTCGCGCTCGGGCCCGAGCCCTATGTGCCACCGACCGCCGCGCCGCCCCGTCTCGCGCCGACCGGCGCCGCACCGCGCGTCGCGCAGTCGGCTTCGCCGGCGGCCGGCGCGCCGCAGTCGCTCGCCGTTCCGCCGCTCGCGTCACCGCGCGCTGCCGACGCTGCATCGGCGCCCCCCGAGGCGGGGCTCGGAGCTGCGGCCGCGATCGGCTCGACACCGGCGCCCGCGGTGGCCGCGGCGCCGGCCGAGAGCGTGCCCGCCTCCGTCGCGCCGGGCGCTCTCGCCGATCGCATCGAATGGCTCGCCGCCCGCGGTGGGGGCACCGCGCGCGTGCGGCTCGACCCGCCGTCGCTCGGCGAGGTGGAGCTCGAGGTCCGCTTGCGGGGGCAGTCCATCGAGCTCACGCTGCGCACGCACGGCGAAGGCGCACACGCGCTGCTGAGCGCCGAGCGGGGCGCGATCGGTCAGATCCTCGCGAGTCGCGAGCTCCGGCTCGAAAGCTTCGTCGTGACGACAGGCGGCGGAGAAACGCCGACGGGTGTCGGATCCGAGGGCGGTGCGTCCGCTGGCGGGCGCGAGCCCGGCGGCGAGCCGCCCGGCCGTGGGCCGGCACCGGCTCCGCCAGCGGCCGGCACCGGCCCGCTCGCGTCGCCGCTACGGTCCGCCGCCGTATCGCGCGGTGCCGGACGCCTCGACGTACGCGTCTGA